ATGATCGACAGTTATGTTAGTTGTTAATACATTGTCGTTTTCTTTTAATGAATTGGGTAAATACGGTGTCGTTCTCCCACTTGTATTGACAGTGGTGATTAGTTTACATACGGTGTCGTTTCTTTTAATGAGTTGATTGAGTACGGTATCATTTTGCACTTGTATTAGCAGTTATGTTAGTTAGTATACGGTGTCGTTTTAATATTCATTCTAGGAGATTAAACACAGTCGTGTTTAATCTTTCCTATGCATTGTATTTTCATAAATGCAGTATAAAGAGGTAGCCATGAGTTGGGATGGATGCCAACTCTGGTATTCAAGTGTTAATTCTCTTCttcctactctctctctctctctctctctctcttttactttacactctctctcttcttgatCATCTTTCTAGAGGCCTGACTCCCTCGAAGCAGTCATCACTAATAAAGAAACCATTTACAGACTAAGGGTCTATTACAGATGGTATCAGCAGTCAGTACTTATGGCAGAAGGTACAAGATCGTATGCTCAAATTGTGGATACAGTTAATCAAGTCAGACAACAGCAAGAAAGACAACAAAAGTAGTTAGAAGAtacaatttctattttatttcaatagcTAGAAGCAGCAAGATTGGAAAGGGAAATTCAAGAGAAAAGGTTCTTGGATCTTATCCAGCAGATTTTAAGAATTTCTTGCAACCATTATGAGGGAAATGGCCCTGAATGTAAGGAATAATCAAGACAATCATCGTGGCGGCAGAGAAGGTGATAATGAAGAAGTGCACACTCGTGACATGGATGACAGATCTGTTGCTAAAGGGATTAAGCTTGACTTTCCAAGATTTTTTGGCAAGAATCCTGCAACATGGATATATAGGGCAAATCAGTATTTTTTGTATCATCAAGTTCCTCCTGGACAAAGAATTTTTTTCGCTTCATTTCACATGGATGAAGAAGCCCTTGTTTGGTTTCAAGATGCTAGTGAAGCTGGCACTTTTCATTCCTGGGAAGAATTTACACAAGCTGTTCAAGTGAGGTTTGGGTCATCAGcttatgatgatccaatggaggcaCTAACATGTTTAAAACAAGTTAATTCTGTTACTGTTTACAAGACAGAGTTTGAGTtactttcaaatagaattaaaGGGGTTTATGAAAAAAACAAGCTTAGTTGTTTTTTGAGTGGCCTGAAGGATGCTTAATCCAACTAATTTAAATGATGCCTTTGCTTGGCCAAGATGCAAGAACAATATGTGTGGGCAACGAGAAGATCTTGGAAGGGCACTAGTAGTGATCTTGGTGGGCATTCTGCAGGTGGGTCAATATTAGGAATACCTAAGGTGTTATCTAATAATAAGCTGCCTTATCAGAAAGTTTCTGAAGCACAGatgcaagaaagaagaaagaaatgtcTTTGctatttttgtgaagataaGTGGCATCAAGGCCACAAGTGCATTAAGCCAAAGATCTATGTGTTAGAGGGAATGGATATTCTTGAGGATGAAACTGTTGACGATCAAGATTAGGTGGAGattgttgaagaagaaatgcAGCATGGTGATATTGcttcaatttctttgcaagCAATTGGAGGAACtccaaatcctaaaacaatgaGGATTGTGGggcaaattaataaaaaaagggtGGTCATTTTGATACACACTGGTAGTACCCATAACTTTGTGGATACAACAATGGCTGAGAAGTGTGCTTTGGCAGTTGATAAAGATCAATCCATTCAGGTTCGAGTGGAAAATGGAGATGTTGTTGAAAGTTTGGGTAGAACTACTGTTGTAACAGTACAGATGCAAGGTACACATTTTATTGTTGATTTCTTTACTCTTAATTTGGGAAGTTGTGATGTGGTTATGGGAGTGCAATGGCTATTATCACTTGGTCCCATACTTTGGAATTTTGCTGAGTTGTAAATGTAGTTTTCTTATGGCACAAGAACTGTGGTTCTTAAAGGGCTGACATAAACAAATGCTGAGTTGGTTGATAACAAGGAGTTAGCTACTATTTCTTAAGTGGGATCAAAAGGGTTTTGGCTCCAATTAATGACAGTGGAGCCTATTCAGAAGCAGTTTATTATAACCCCCCAGATTGATGAGCTATTGCAGAATTATCAAGTGGTTTTTGAGGAGCCTAAAGGCGTTCCCCCCCATAGATCTCGAGaccatcaaattattttaaagaatgagtCTATTCCAGTATCCTTGAGGCCATACAGATACCCACACTTTCAGAAGAGAACATAGTAGTTGATTTACTTAAAACTAGAGTTATTAGACAAAGTCAATCTCCATTCTCATCACCTGTGTTACTGGTCAGGAAGGCAGATGGttcttggaggatgtgcatagACTAGTGAATGCTTAATGAGGCTACCATTAAAGATAAGTATCCAATTCCAGTAGTTGATGAACTATTGGATGAATTATTTGGctcaactattttttcaaaacttgatTTTAGATCTGGTTACCACTAGATAAGAATGAGGCCTCAAGACATACACAAAACTGCATTTAGAACACATGAGGGATATTATGAGTTCCTTGTTATGCCCTTTGGACTCACTAATGCTCCCTCAACTTTTCAAGCTCTCATGAATGATGTTTTTAAACCATTCttgtgaaaatttgtaattgtgttCTTTGATTATATTTTAGTGTATAGCAAAGACCTAGAATCTCATTTGACACCTTTAGCTACTGTTTTGGGAGTTTTGAAGCAAAATCAGTTATATGCTAAAAAGTCTAAGTGTCATTTTGCATGCCAAGAGATTGAGTACTTGGGCCATTTAATTTCTAGGGAGGGTGTGAGGGCTGACCCAAGGAAATTAGAGGCAATGGTTAACTGGCCAGTTCCAAAAACTCTTAAAGCTTTGAGAGGTTTTTTGGGGTTAATTGGTTATTACAGAAAGTTTATTAAACACTAGGGTAAGATTGCGAGCCCTCTGGCTTCCTTGTTGAAAAAGGATGCCTTTTTGTGGAATGAGGAAGCTACTATGGCCTTTAAAGAGTTAAAGGAAGCTGTTGTGACTCctcctgtgttagcattaccagATTTCACTGAAAAGTTTgtcattgagtgtgatgcatgtGGAGTTGGGGTGGGTGTTGTGCTCATGCAGAATAAAAAACCAATAGCTTTCTTAAGTCAagctttaaaaggaaaaaatttaaCACTCTCTACCTATGAGAAAGAGCTGTTGGCATTGGTTTTAGCCATTAAAAAATGGAGACCTTATTTAGTGGGATCAATTTTTACAAGAAGAATTGATCATTTGAGCTTGAAGTATTTGTTGGAGCAAAAAGTAGGTATAGTAGCTCAACAAAAATGGATCTCAAAATGTTGGGCTATGAGTTTTCCATTGAATACAAAAAAGGGATAGAGAACAAGGTGGCTGATGCCTTGtctcaaaaaaatttccaaGAAGATGAAGCTGCAGTGTATGCCATTTCATATCCTACACCAATTTGGTTGGAAGAACTTAAACAAGCTTATGCCTTAGATCCTATAACTCAACAACAGCTATCCTTGTTAACAGATGGGGTTACTTCACATAATTCTCTTACTATGAGACATGGAGTGTTGTTCAGAAAAGGCAAGATTTATGTCCCTAATTGTCAACAGTTAAAGTTGAAGTTACTGCATTTTGTTCATTCCAGTCCATCTGCTGGTCATTCAGGATTTCATAAATCCTTACAAAGGGCAAGGTATGACTTTTATTGGcctgatttaaaaaaagatgtGAAGACCTTCATTCGAGAGTGTGAAACTTGTCAGAGAAATAAGGTAGAAAACATCCACCTAGCTGGTTTGTTACAGCCCTTACCCGTACCACAGACTATTTGGACTGATTTATCAATGGACTTTGTGGAAGGCTTACCAATTTCTAAATGATACTCAGTGGTGATGGTTGTTGTGGATAGGTTGTCAAAGTCCTCCAATTTTATGGCCCTTAAACACCCTTTTACAGTAGAGAAAGtggctttattattttttgaccATGTTTTCAAATTACATAGTATGCCCCAGAATATTGTTTCAGATAGAGGAGCTACTTTCACTAGTTCTTTTTGGAAAGAATTGTTCAAATTACAAGGTGTCACCATTTCCTATTCATATGCTTATCACCCTCAAAGTGATGGCCAAAATGAGGTAGTGAGTAAATGTCTTGAACATTTCCTGAGATGCTTTGCAGCTGACAAGCCCAGATCATGGTTTGATTGGTTGACTTTagctgaatggtggtataacaccACGTTTCATACATCTACCAAGTTAATCCCTTATGAAGTGGTTTATGGCAGAGCTCCAACCAAGTTGCAATCTTATATCCCTGGGTTATCACCTAATCAAGTAGTGGAATAGGTGCTTAGAACAAGAAAGAAGTTATTAGCTACTTTAAAGTTGAATTTACAAGTTGCCCAAGAGAGGATGAAGTACCAGGCTGATAAGTCAAGAGTTGAAAGAGAATTTTAGGTGGGAGAGTGGGTGTTTCTCAGGTTACAACCCTATAGACAACAATCTTTGGTGGTTAAAaggaatataaaattatctcctAAGTACTATGGGCCATTTCAGATACTGTAAAGGATTGGGTAGGTAGCATACAAATTGAATTTGCCTCAGACTTCGAGTTTGCTTCTAGTGTTTCATGTTTCTtgtttgaaaaggaaattaggCCAGTTGATCTCCTTGCTGTCCATTTTACCACCAGTCAATTTTCATGGAGAATGAGCCCCAGAACCTGAGTGCATTCTGCAGAGAAGAACCAGGAAAGTCAATAACAGGCCATTGGTTGAGGTTCTTGTTACAATGGAAAGGAGCTGCTATTGAGGAAGCTACATGGGAAGCTTATTGGAAGTTGTGTGAAAAATtccctcaccttgtgggcaaggttctcTAAAGGAAGAGGGTATGTTATGTGCTTGAAAGTTGAATGGAATACAATGGAAGGCTGTTGTATTGAAGGTGAAGTGCAGAAGGATCGACAGTTATGTTAGTTGTTAATACGGTGTCGTTTTCTTTTAATGAATTGGTTAAATACGTAGTTGTTCTCCCACTTGTATTGACAGTGGTGATTAGTTTACATACGGTGTCGTTTCTTTTAATGAGTTGATTGAGTACGGTATCGTTTTGCACTTGTATTAGCAGTTATGTTAGTTACTATACGGTGTCGTTTTAATATTCATTCCAGGAGAATAAACATAGTCGTGTTTAATCTTTCCTATGCATTGTATTTTCATAGATGCAGTATAAAGAGGTAGCCATGAGTTGGGATGGAGGCCAACTCTAGTATTCAAGTGTTAATTCTCTTCttcctactctctctctctctctctctctctctctctctctctctcactttatactctctctcttcttgatCATCTTTTTGGAGGCCTGACTCCCTCAAAGTAGTCATCACTAATAAAGGAACCATTTACAGAATAAGGGTTCATTACATACTCAAGGATAACTTCAAAAGtaattctcttattttttaatgaaatctgCTTGATAAAACCTAACCGCACCTCCGTAATTGTTGCTTGATAACTTCAACGATAATTGGCACTCATGCACTCCCACAACCACCAGGAGGTGCGAAAACATTAGTGTATACTTCAAACTATCCCCATCAAATACCTTGCCTCATAAATTACTCCAGGGACAACTTTCTTGCCTTTAGCCccaatttttcatttcttcgtTTCTATTCCTGGGACCACCTGTAATACCCTACTCATTctttcttacgtacgcttctctatttctgacgtacgttccttcttatgacgtaagcaaatttcgagggcagagattatgtgatttatctgccccttctatctagtgACTGCGAGACCCATCATGCGTGCTGAACCATGATGGCTTATTTCAATAGATatcttgtgacttctagggcacgtctagtgttttaaatatactgaaaatatttataaggagtatttccagtgttattgaactaagtttgattttaaatacgacaattataatattcttgaagagctccaaaaatattatatttgtcggaaatcattttaatatcattattaaaatgagacttcatcattttaatcattttaatatcattattaaaatgatttcaactatttaaaatattatgagatttaaattatgttgaaagcttttattaatcaaatggttttattctctttaatatgttaagtgagacttcatcattttattaatgttgaagaatattattttataaactaaagttagtttaaaataatattctaccttaattcctctaagtgcttttaattaagttaatatttatgcattttaaatcagtatttgagatccaccattagatcgttacgtggatccccagacaaagggactgggttaaatacccagaccccctctctttctccctcatttcccgtagctctctctctctctctctctcctccctctcccaagCGTACGTTGTATGTAGTCCATCTCCACGCCTCAACCACGCACCGCCGTGCGTCGGCAGCTCTCACCGCCGACACCACCAGCTGCAACTCACTCCGGTGAGCCTCCCTAgcccaacctctctctctcacactccctctctctctccgctggCCGTGCACTGCCCGAGTGGGCTTGTGCTCACTGagccgccgtgcgccgtcctccgGAGCCACCAACTCCACAGCAGCTTCTCCTTCCGCCGGCCATCACCCTCCTGCGAGCTcagcctccctctcccccttCGTCGCACACATGCACCATACCCATGAAAATGGGTTCACACGGCTTCAAGGCCACCGATGctcctagcgccgccgtgcgcaaCCACCTTGGCCACTGGACACCACCACGAGCTACTCCTGGTCTCCCCTTTCCTCCTCCACCTGAtccgaggcccatagcctccctccatCGCCGGGCTCTCTCCCTCCTTCACGCACGGTTTCacaccctccaccaccgtgCACTGCCACCCACGGCGTGTAACTgccaccttcagcctcctcaaaccaccaccaagccatcccaACCATccaatgtaacgccccggtcccggatgggtcagagagttaccttttaacacttaaaatcatatctcattgtacaaatgtaaactccaattcctcatttactcatatacctcattgttttaaaccatctactccaaaataaataactaagattacgaagaaatctcaaaataaaaagtcaacttTCCAAAGTACTGAGTCAACAGAACGAAACTATTCCataaaattctccaatatcAAATACcctctttgtatatataatagactATGCCCACAAAGCCttacccatgcttcctattcttgaacctccgctgaagtatccaaaatatctgaaaaatattatggatataaggggtgagttatcaacaactcagtaagcataaatcatatgctagcgtgcaaacatgaacatttacaaagtagagcatgcagaacaaaatatttcccagagttaacatgcagaacagaacatattttcaaaagtaacagagcgatggttttaagacaagtaaaacccttagtgctttggcataacataaactaagtatcatcatcagatcaaaacagagcatcaaacagagcagagaccatgtttcacccccgtggtagggttgtgctaaccccggtggccaaaccaggcagagacagaggtgaaatctttcctttattcttctcggagccccgagtgtgcacacaggaaagaccacaataaaaccactttgtttccaaagtgggtgcactcagagacagagaagttggtaccaacccaaacagagcagagcagagcaaagcagagacataatcagatacgaaaaccagtacaccatgccaaaggttttcagatgttatatcaaaataatacagaataTCGAAACAGAAACAGACAGTTTACAcccgctgaacacaaaagccagaacatctttctaaataaatgtacaacttttcatattctcaatatcgctatttttctagatttcagaaaccacatgacagaatttagctcatgtctacacaatgcatgtcagaacatatttttctctttttcgtacagatttcatgagtatgcaaataaacgaccgagattggttttgtttttcccaagttctcatttcaccacaaaaatatgcaaagttttcagaaatcaacctcagtctcaaataaTTTGTGTAAGGCctaacataggaaccccgcttacctggacttcttagccctttcagaattttcctcaaatatgttgaacaattaacaatcgtcacctataaaataatcaagtaattcctgtaaatttccaatcaaccacttatttcgatatttaaacctaaaaatactaaaagaacctattttaaatccacaaaacctaaaattcccataattcctaaaatatcatcctttctaaaaccatcaatatttacttaatccccctcactattatactctaagacatttctaaattgcataataatattttgcacatactatgtacttcttaaaaaatttatacaatatcactaataaaatctcaaatctttctctattcctttataaaaataatgtattttaaaacaaaacctactaatatatataaaccgaaTCATGCTAAACTATAACTAGTCTGATATAAGGGTATtatagggattaaacaaaacacaaaagggACCCCTTTCGGAAACAGAAAGGTTCATAAATCACAGATTAATTTCGTATGGAGCCATACTCACCGAGCGATGGAGGGCACAAAGGCGGCGAGCTGGGCGGTTGCTTACGGTGGTGGGGGCGGCGGCAGCacactggttagagagagagagagagaaaccttacgtagaaaagagagagagaggcggagagagagctcggcgcgagagagagaatgaagctCACCGTGAGCCTAAGGTGGCGCGCGGCAGACCAAAAGGGCAAGGCGGAGGTCGACAGAGGTGAGCTCgatggctgggcagtgggcacggtggtttCCAACGTGAAAGATGGCAGTTCGCAGTGGCTCACGGTAAAAtaacaccgagagagagagagagttgtacgcATCATGCGGCGTGCATGGGGCTTCGGACGGTGGCGCTGGACATCACTGGGCAGTGGAGGCTTAATCTCCGGCGTTATCTGTTGCCGTTGACTGTGACGTCGCTGCCCAACTGAGGCTAGACATGGCTCTCGGTTTGGACGAGGATGCTCTGTCTCCAtggcttcaaaacagagcaacagcAGTTTCCGCTTCCCACGGAAGTCGGTGATGGTGGCAACTGTTTGGGATATTTCCGAGGGTGGAGAGGAAGGCTACGGCTACTTCAGGTGCTGCGTCAAGGGTCTTCGTGGGGCTGGGTTGCGTAGGTAGTTTGGGGTGGCCGAGGTTCTGTTTCAGGGagcaaaaacaggggaataTCGTGGTTTGCAACAAAGGCTACGGGAGGCGTTGGGCggcggcttcgtgtggctgggcacAATGGCTTATGGTTTCACAAGGGGCTGGGCCAAGGCCAGAGGCTTCCGTCGTGCAGGGGAAACTCACACGggggtggtttccgttcggTTGAGCGCATACGGGCGTGGgcttttgtgatggtgaggtcGTGTAACTGGGCTGCAAACGAGGTCTAACGCCATGGGTGTGGAGGTGTAGCGACAGCGACGGTACTgcatggaggttgtggagggtggcggCTTGTGGTGGATGATGCTTTGTGGATGGAGCTGCTTCTGTGCGTGCGTGGGGTGGAGATTGCCGTGGGAGTTTTAGCGGCAGTTATAGGCTTGGTAAACTAACATGCAGGtacgtataaatatatattggcgatggaaaaaccctagagaaaagagggagacGTGTGTGGGAGTGAAAGCTGAAAAATAGAGTCGTGAGTATGTGCAAGTCGTGGACGAAAGGAACACTAcggtgaaaaaaagaaatatagacggaaagaaagaaagaaaaaaaaataaacatgcggggagaaaaataaaataaacaaaaataaataaataataataaaaaaaagagtttggttggatccgggtgttacatccaaggccccgatctgccacccatgcacgcacactctctctcactctcccacggcttctccctctcccttacaCGGCCGTTCCTCCTTCCTCAGCCGTGAGCCACCatggcgccaccccagtgccaccaggagctccaccagcaacccctcagcccaaccctaggtccaaacctcCACcttgagtggtgggtagtcactgcacgtgatggacagccactgcgagTGGCTGActgccactgtacatggctagatccgccgtgttacgctcctttccatcatcacaaggccttcacgagcccttccaagaccacacctagctatccagacgcctaaacagttaacgtacgtgggttagctgccacgtacgacacttccgacatcatcggctgtgacgatcaacgagcaacgcatgggttaccccgtcgatggtataaccttctatccctcgttaattatgctagatattgattagttgactagattgtggactgtgctgttggtatttgtggagttgtggtattgtgatgtggtgctgtgtgatgaagtgttgggcttatctgtgtagtgaggtgatgtgatgtgatgcgtaTGTGAggtgttgggcatatatgtgttgggtggagatgtgttgtgttgtgtagtgtattgtgaagtgttgggcgtaattgggaagtgtgctatgtagtgttgtggattgtgttgtaatggtggtgTGGTGTATGTTGAATGGGAACAGTACActctgagtgtactctgtgtgtgtggcgtagtgtgagacaaggagagtatatgtaaaatataccctcctgacATATTGTGGAACgagatgagtacaagtggagtgtactccttGTGttggattgatgcaccatatggcgtgtacgccatagtggtgatgtggcataatgcatgtgaagggagtacacaggaagtgtactccatatggtggaatgatgtaccatatggcgagtatgccataatggtgatatggcatgtggaacgggaagagtacacgctgagtgtactctgtgtggggtatggtatatgaagggagtacatgtggaatgtactccgtatggcggggtgatgcaccatgtggtaGATAtatcataatggtgatgtggcataatgcaggtgaatggagtacacgtggagtgtactccatgtggtatagtgatgcactatatggcgggtatgccatagtggtgatgtggcgtatgtgaggggagtatacgtggagtgtactccacttggcagcgacactccgtgtggggTGTCCcagagataaggatgattgtgtgattgatgggcgtggaacgtgatgagtagtgtcgggaactgtggaacagtgtcccgaaatagttatggcgtagctgtagtctgaggtggcaagtgtcaccgtgatggacttatggctaggagtatgcgtcAAGTAGTAGAACAAatgtaagagtgcgcagcggaagcatgactaggGAATGttacgaagtgacatgactattgacagttatgtttgtgatgggcgaagtagtagaacaagtgtaagagtacgcaccggaagcatgactgggcaacgtcacgaagtgacatggttattggcagtcatgcttatgataggtgaagtgttagagtgtaggaatggcgtaacgggaatgTGAtaagatgtcacgatgtgataggagtatgtgaggaaccgtactcatgatgagttaggagttgacgtatCAGAATGTTGGATGACgcgacaaggtcatggtgtagcttgagtgtagtctcgagctatatgacgtgacataaggcatagtgaatggagtcttgtagtgttaagtgttggaatgaactgtcaaaagggacgggtaacGTGAAGAGTCATgatagccgggttaagagaaggttgatatcgaagtatggtgcttgtttatacaagcaggtgatcaacgtttcatatgttgatcttaggtgataaaggggtacgGTACATGcataatctggttagacacatgtgccggacggattcaccatatgtaatgggcaATCTGTCCTTAGCACAGTTACACGGTACTTAAGCCTCATAGtgggcttagagccgtgtggcttgtatggatgggaatgaggattcaGTGTGGGCTAAcgtgcatgaaggtagtgacgggtgtattgttTGGATTGGGgtgcgtgattccatcggttggattcatgcgtcgaatgtggttagtaagaagagtaagatgaatgtcttagtatcttaatcctaaggtg
This window of the Juglans regia cultivar Chandler chromosome 12, Walnut 2.0, whole genome shotgun sequence genome carries:
- the LOC108992416 gene encoding uncharacterized protein LOC108992416, with translation MALNVRNNQDNHRGGREGDNEEVHTRDMDDRSVAKGIKLDFPRFFGKNPATWIYRANQYFLYHQVPPGQRIFFASFHMDEEALVWFQDASEAGTFHSWEEFTQAVQVRFGSSAYDDPMEALTCLKQVNSVTVYKTEFELLSNRIKGMQEQYVWATRRSWKGTSSDLGGHSAGGSILGIPKVLSNNKLPYQKVSEAQMQERRKKCLCYFCEDKWHQGHKCIKPKIYVLEGMDILEDETVDDQD